One Pectobacterium colocasium DNA segment encodes these proteins:
- a CDS encoding Kiwa anti-phage protein KwaB-like domain-containing protein translates to MLKLDELLEYAEQLKEDDKAKISLYFVTRHLKNGMSKTAKVTDKYDFKVIKAPIAPDIAKFFKNTLSNQIISHASKDDIEMKNYTVIDDDIDNKIYAYAMNNAISFSKVINEDIKNDKPKVLTSLAEIQEDLWAYCIKVQKNSELTYSFRKISKGKVTTNEPQDVVQRIFALFDKSDKELRSFDGSAVNFDDKIDCIYIKEQFYVFHKKSFESIVGLEAEFTEAAQKTLNTIKEFDLVEGLDIIEQAILHKPSLRKILAHIAEKGNHTSLDRNEVASMNSVLKMFQNEEFTINNDGRIVIEDEKQGRNFLRLLNDYYKQGMTTKKYYGTDSGNLVSPVTK, encoded by the coding sequence ATGTTAAAGCTTGATGAGTTATTAGAATACGCAGAGCAACTTAAAGAAGATGATAAGGCAAAAATTTCTTTGTATTTTGTTACGAGACACCTCAAGAATGGCATGAGCAAAACGGCGAAAGTTACGGATAAATACGATTTTAAAGTTATTAAAGCTCCTATAGCTCCAGATATAGCTAAATTTTTTAAAAACACATTATCAAATCAAATAATTTCTCATGCATCAAAGGATGATATTGAGATGAAAAATTATACAGTAATAGATGATGATATTGATAATAAAATTTATGCATATGCAATGAATAACGCCATTTCATTTTCGAAAGTTATAAATGAAGATATCAAAAATGATAAACCTAAAGTTCTTACTTCGTTAGCCGAAATACAAGAGGATTTATGGGCTTATTGCATTAAAGTCCAGAAGAACTCAGAGCTTACTTATTCTTTCCGAAAAATAAGTAAAGGTAAAGTCACAACGAATGAACCTCAGGATGTTGTTCAAAGAATATTCGCTTTATTTGATAAGTCGGATAAAGAATTGAGATCATTTGATGGTAGTGCAGTTAATTTTGATGACAAGATCGACTGCATTTATATTAAAGAGCAATTCTATGTGTTCCATAAAAAAAGCTTCGAATCTATTGTGGGGCTTGAGGCGGAATTTACAGAGGCAGCACAAAAAACTTTAAATACCATAAAGGAATTTGATCTGGTTGAGGGATTGGATATTATTGAACAAGCCATATTACATAAGCCATCATTAAGGAAGATTCTTGCACATATAGCTGAGAAAGGTAATCACACTTCGTTGGATAGGAATGAAGTGGCATCAATGAATAGTGTTCTTAAAATGTTTCAAAATGAAGAATTTACTATCAATAATGACGGAAGAATAGTTATTGAAGATGAAAAGCAAGGGAGGAATTTTCTTAGACTTCTCAATGACTATTATAAACAAGGGATGACTACAAAAAAATACTATGGTACCGATAGTGGTAATTTAGTTAGTCCAGTTACAAAATAA
- a CDS encoding ADP-ribosylglycohydrolase family protein, protein MTINKIENTVNSSLWAAYGDALGFISELADRSMLVKRTGQDHLSGLVEWRRQVGGVYGPLISIPSGAYSDDTQLRLSTSRAINHNNYFDVNAFSKVELPIWSSYALGAGISSKLAAESLGKKTVTWYNNFYQSKKTNYVYSGGNGAAMRIQPHVWASRTPERVESFLLDIIKNSLTTHGHPRAIAGAVFHALCLSHILTNKDIPSISDARLLLKWINEIPKKIYSDINLNTAWVPFFESQTSTNLEEAYDEVYQELVHLLDIVEQWETAENKSYSSLVKVLNLKDKKTRGSGTLTAIAALAASYLKSNNLSSLMLDIVNELGTDTDSIATMVGALRGYIEGTRPPQELQDQSYIVYDAERLYALSQGNECNSFAFPDTSEWNAPTSSLDFVGIQDGKIVFPPFGEIKPISEEFRSNSTDTYQYFYQWMISEFNQSFLLKRRNTSTLKQLNSKAHSPENKKFDSSLPKQQQIEIPVDYRNQSKNTVEPTLTLKNEPDLDKLTTDAIKHNFDENLIGSHLLYISDVMGVNGAIAYSAIIAKAIISRKRKNN, encoded by the coding sequence ATGACAATTAACAAAATCGAAAACACTGTTAACTCAAGTCTTTGGGCTGCTTATGGGGATGCTCTGGGGTTCATATCTGAACTGGCAGACCGCAGTATGCTGGTAAAAAGAACCGGTCAAGACCATTTGTCTGGCTTAGTTGAATGGAGAAGACAAGTTGGCGGAGTGTATGGACCTTTAATATCAATACCTTCTGGCGCTTACTCAGATGATACCCAACTGCGGTTATCGACGTCGCGAGCAATTAATCATAATAATTATTTTGACGTAAATGCATTTTCAAAAGTAGAGCTCCCTATTTGGTCTTCTTATGCTTTAGGGGCTGGTATATCTTCGAAGCTGGCAGCTGAATCTCTTGGAAAAAAAACTGTCACTTGGTATAACAACTTTTATCAATCAAAGAAAACAAATTATGTATACTCTGGAGGTAATGGTGCAGCAATGCGAATCCAGCCCCATGTTTGGGCAAGTCGGACACCAGAAAGAGTAGAATCATTCCTTCTTGATATAATCAAAAACTCGCTTACAACACATGGGCATCCCAGAGCCATTGCTGGAGCTGTTTTTCATGCTTTGTGCTTAAGTCATATTCTGACAAATAAAGATATACCATCAATTTCAGATGCTCGACTTTTACTTAAATGGATTAATGAAATTCCGAAAAAAATATATAGCGACATAAATCTTAATACTGCCTGGGTTCCATTTTTTGAATCCCAAACATCAACAAATCTTGAAGAAGCCTATGATGAAGTATACCAAGAATTAGTACACCTTCTTGATATTGTCGAACAGTGGGAAACGGCAGAAAACAAATCATATAGCTCTTTAGTAAAAGTTCTTAACTTGAAAGATAAAAAAACAAGAGGAAGTGGCACATTAACTGCAATTGCAGCACTGGCTGCATCATATTTGAAGTCGAATAATTTATCTTCATTAATGCTTGATATTGTTAATGAACTTGGTACAGATACCGACTCTATTGCCACTATGGTTGGTGCGTTAAGAGGATACATTGAAGGAACACGACCACCTCAAGAATTACAGGATCAATCATACATAGTTTATGATGCAGAGAGATTATATGCTCTCTCTCAAGGCAATGAGTGTAATAGCTTTGCATTCCCTGACACATCGGAATGGAATGCTCCTACTTCTTCATTAGATTTTGTTGGTATACAGGATGGAAAAATTGTGTTCCCACCTTTTGGCGAAATAAAGCCAATATCAGAAGAATTCAGAAGTAACAGCACGGATACTTACCAATACTTTTATCAATGGATGATATCTGAGTTTAATCAATCATTTTTGCTTAAACGTCGTAATACTTCAACTTTAAAGCAATTAAATTCTAAAGCTCACTCCCCTGAAAATAAAAAATTTGATTCTTCCTTGCCAAAACAACAGCAGATTGAAATACCAGTTGATTATCGAAATCAATCAAAGAACACTGTTGAGCCAACCTTAACCTTAAAAAATGAACCAGACCTTGATAAATTAACAACGGATGCAATTAAACACAACTTTGACGAGAATTTAATCGGAAGTCATTTGTTATATATTTCAGATGTTATGGGTGTTAATGGTGCCATTGCATATTCAGCCATAATTGCAAAAGCAATTATTTCTCGCAAGAGAAAAAACAATTGA
- a CDS encoding DarT ssDNA thymidine ADP-ribosyltransferase family protein produces MNEFETSIKSKGINEILHFTTNQGLLGILRTGAVLPNSKLKEEDTLAFIFQQNSLKRRERDSKWLNYVNLSVTKLNFEFFEHSRNVHQYSDIYWVILSFSPEIIMDSGVYFTTTNNIYPSCLRGEGIECFERMFRDPIVGKYQKIISRGSSHLPSWTTCEQAEILYPGRLTLEHLAKVYVSNFEDKASIMAQLAVLGLVLDVEVCPNKFRDDINDN; encoded by the coding sequence ATGAACGAATTTGAGACGTCAATAAAGTCGAAAGGAATTAATGAGATACTTCATTTCACGACAAATCAAGGGCTTTTAGGAATCCTGAGGACTGGAGCTGTACTGCCTAATTCCAAATTAAAAGAAGAAGATACTTTAGCTTTTATTTTTCAACAGAATTCCCTGAAAAGAAGAGAGCGAGATTCAAAGTGGTTAAATTATGTCAACCTATCCGTAACAAAATTAAATTTTGAGTTCTTTGAGCACTCGCGAAACGTTCACCAATATTCTGATATCTATTGGGTAATATTATCTTTTTCACCAGAAATTATCATGGATTCAGGTGTTTACTTTACAACCACAAACAACATTTATCCATCCTGCCTTAGAGGGGAAGGTATTGAATGTTTCGAAAGGATGTTTCGCGACCCTATTGTTGGTAAGTACCAGAAAATAATTTCCAGAGGCTCATCACATTTACCTTCGTGGACAACCTGTGAGCAAGCTGAAATTTTGTACCCTGGAAGACTAACTTTAGAGCATCTGGCAAAGGTTTATGTATCAAACTTTGAGGATAAAGCCAGTATCATGGCACAATTGGCTGTGTTAGGTTTAGTCTTGGATGTAGAAGTTTGTCCCAACAAGTTTAGAGATGATATCAATGACAATTAA
- a CDS encoding 3'-5' exonuclease, with product MKTLQSVKPTDEQLKLMVRPRPGTLIIRGAAGSGKTTTSILMMKLSIGYFLEEFARLGINEKINIRIFTFNKTLSAYINDLVISETLLSAPENHSRLNIEVLTLSKYMYNRIDGYPRILSFQDQANRISRIGHLIPLSNQFLIDEVEYLLGRLDEEGLEDYLEIERTGRGTMPRMEKPLRRRILDEVVYPYIRSKEVDKILDWNDIATLFTKNKIDNIHIAIIDEAQDFSANQLKAITNQLSDINFTTIILDSNQKIYKRGFTWKEAGINITNTRYARLEFNYRNTVEIATFASRLIENAAIAIDDDGTLPILDAIKRHGPVPLVLEGRFNQQLDFVINYILENVDLAQETVGFLHAKGGGWFERAGGIKDSLRKQNLPFVEISGESSWPPNETNIALSTIHSAKGLEFDHVFILGLEENHFSFSFADSQDSDYASIIKLISMGITRAKVSIILGYRFNTRPFFIDHLDTNTFQKVVL from the coding sequence ATGAAAACTCTACAATCTGTCAAACCTACTGATGAACAATTGAAGTTGATGGTAAGGCCCAGACCTGGCACGTTAATCATTCGTGGTGCAGCAGGCAGCGGTAAAACAACCACTTCTATTTTAATGATGAAGCTATCTATAGGATATTTTTTAGAAGAATTCGCTAGACTTGGTATTAATGAAAAAATTAACATTAGAATTTTCACCTTTAATAAAACACTTTCGGCCTATATTAACGACCTAGTAATAAGCGAAACCTTGCTATCAGCGCCCGAAAACCATAGCCGGTTAAACATTGAAGTGTTGACATTATCTAAATATATGTACAACAGAATTGATGGTTATCCAAGAATTTTAAGTTTTCAAGACCAAGCAAATCGGATAAGTCGCATTGGTCATTTAATTCCCTTGAGCAATCAATTTTTGATAGATGAAGTAGAATATCTTTTAGGAAGATTAGATGAGGAAGGTTTAGAAGATTATCTTGAGATAGAGCGTACTGGTCGCGGTACTATGCCTAGAATGGAAAAACCACTACGAAGGAGGATTCTTGATGAAGTCGTTTACCCTTATATTAGATCAAAGGAAGTCGATAAAATTCTGGATTGGAACGACATTGCAACTTTATTTACAAAAAATAAAATAGACAATATTCACATAGCCATTATTGATGAAGCCCAAGATTTTTCAGCTAACCAACTTAAAGCAATAACCAACCAATTATCTGACATCAATTTCACTACAATTATCCTTGACAGTAATCAAAAAATATATAAGCGAGGATTCACTTGGAAAGAAGCTGGTATTAATATTACTAATACTCGATATGCGCGGTTAGAGTTCAATTATAGAAACACAGTCGAAATAGCTACTTTTGCAAGTAGGTTAATCGAAAATGCAGCCATTGCAATAGACGATGATGGAACACTGCCAATACTTGATGCAATTAAGAGACATGGTCCTGTCCCACTTGTCTTAGAGGGAAGGTTTAATCAACAGTTAGATTTTGTGATTAATTACATATTAGAGAATGTAGATTTAGCTCAGGAAACTGTTGGATTTTTACATGCCAAAGGTGGCGGATGGTTTGAACGAGCGGGTGGAATAAAAGATTCACTTAGAAAACAAAATCTGCCATTCGTTGAAATATCAGGAGAAAGTTCTTGGCCGCCGAACGAAACGAACATAGCCTTGTCGACGATTCACTCAGCCAAAGGACTAGAGTTTGATCACGTTTTTATTCTTGGGCTTGAGGAGAATCATTTTTCTTTTAGTTTTGCGGATAGTCAAGACTCTGATTACGCCTCTATAATCAAACTAATTTCAATGGGAATTACGAGAGCTAAGGTAAGTATTATCCTAGGATATCGCTTCAATACGAGGCCATTTTTTATCGATCATTTGGACACTAATACGTTCCAGAAGGTAGTACTATGA
- a CDS encoding ArdC family protein, with the protein MTISLHTQTSAPNTATATSVSPLEQSGSSKTKFSKTKTDIYQTVTNSIITALEAGVKPWSCPWQRVPGMSGLPSNFATGIAYSGMNIMLLWCSASEQGFGDSRWMTYKQAQAVGGQVRKGEHGTTAIFYTTLEKENEDGEIDQIPVLKTFNVFNVEQIDDLPLTTETVSPEATFDSLPEAENLFQKSGANIIEKGQNAFFRPSTDEVWLPERHLFSDAANFYATGLHELVHWSGGKKRLNREMKGKFGSADYAEEELVAELGSAFLMADLGIIGEVQHESYIASWLQALKNDKRYVFKAASAASKAHRYLMDKI; encoded by the coding sequence ATGACGATTTCCCTGCATACCCAGACTAGCGCCCCTAACACAGCAACGGCGACCAGCGTATCCCCGCTGGAGCAGTCAGGCTCCTCAAAAACGAAATTTTCCAAAACTAAAACCGATATTTATCAGACTGTCACCAATAGCATCATTACCGCACTGGAAGCTGGTGTAAAACCGTGGTCTTGCCCGTGGCAACGAGTGCCGGGCATGTCTGGCTTGCCTTCCAACTTCGCAACCGGTATCGCGTATAGCGGAATGAATATCATGCTGTTGTGGTGCAGTGCATCAGAACAGGGCTTCGGTGATTCACGCTGGATGACCTACAAACAGGCGCAGGCAGTAGGTGGGCAGGTTCGCAAAGGCGAGCACGGCACGACGGCAATTTTCTATACAACCTTAGAGAAAGAAAACGAAGACGGTGAAATCGACCAGATCCCGGTGCTGAAAACCTTCAATGTGTTCAATGTTGAACAAATTGATGACCTTCCACTGACAACCGAAACAGTCAGCCCAGAAGCAACCTTTGACTCGTTGCCGGAGGCTGAAAATCTGTTCCAGAAGAGCGGCGCAAACATCATTGAGAAAGGACAAAACGCCTTTTTCAGGCCCTCAACTGATGAAGTCTGGCTGCCAGAGCGCCATCTGTTTTCAGATGCAGCTAATTTCTATGCTACCGGACTGCATGAGTTGGTTCACTGGAGTGGTGGTAAAAAACGACTTAACCGTGAAATGAAAGGGAAATTTGGCAGTGCAGATTATGCGGAGGAGGAATTAGTGGCGGAGCTGGGAAGTGCTTTTCTGATGGCGGATCTGGGGATCATCGGAGAGGTTCAGCATGAAAGCTATATTGCCTCATGGCTCCAGGCGCTGAAAAACGATAAGCGCTATGTTTTCAAAGCGGCCAGCGCCGCCTCAAAAGCACATCGTTACCTAATGGATAAAATTTGA